GTATGCCCTATGACTACAACGCTAAGGAAATTGCATCGCTGTCACATAACACGCAGGGAATACGCATCGGGCTGCACGCATCCTCTGTCTCGGGACGATTTTTGGGCGAGCTTTTGGATGCGAAGGCGGATTTTGATAACATAGACGCTTTTCATTCCGCCTATGCGCATGAAGGAACAGGCCTTTCCGAGTCAACACTTGTACGAAAAACAGCTATGCTGCACAAAGCGGGAATACATGTTTCCGCCTTTATACCAAGCCAGGAGAGAAGACGCTCCCCCCTGCGCCGTGGAATGCCCACACTGGAAATGCACAGGGATATTTCCCTTTCTTTAGCGGCACGCCATATGGCGGCAGTCGGTTTGGATTCAGTTTTTATAGGTGATTCCCTTCCGTCTAAAGATGAGCTTACAACCATTACCTCCATAAAACCGAATCTCATTGTGCTCAGGGCGCAGCTTCTGCAAGAAGATTCCATTCAAAATGAGCTGCTGCATCAAACATATACAGCTCGTTTGGACGAGGCGCGTGATGCCGTGCGAGCTGTAGAAAGCAAGCAATACATACAGGAGCAAAGCCTTGTTATTGAACCGACAGAGCCTCATGTACGACCCTACGGCTCTGTCACCATTGACAATAAGAACTATGGTGAATACATGGGAGAGCTGCAAATCTTAAAACGGCCGCTGCCGGCTGATCCCAGAGTAAATATAGCAGCTCATATCCCGGAAGAAGAACAATTTTTAATCAATTACATAATTCCCGGAAAGAAATTTTCTTTCCTTATACAGTAAAGGACGCCTGCAGGGCGTCTTTTACTTGTTAAGCGGTCAGCCCTCCATCCACGGTCCAGCATGCGCCGGTTATAAAGGCAGCTTTGTCGGATGCCAGGAACGAAATCACATCTGCCACCTCTTCGGGTCTCCCAATTCGTTGCAACGGATATACGCTTTCCATCTCTCGAAGTGCCTGCTCTCTATTGCCCTGTGCCTGCAGCTGAAATTCTGTCATAGGTGTAAGAATATCTCCCGGGCACACCGCATTGACGCGAACGCCAAAAGAGGCCGCCTCCAGCGCAAGCGAGCGAGTAAAAAGATTGACAGCGCCTTTCGAAGCGGAATAGAGTGAACAGAAATAATTCCCATGCACTCCTGCATCCGAGGAGACATTGATGATATTTCCTCGTGATTCTTTTAAAAAGGGAAGCGCTGCCTGACACATAAAGATCGTCCCTTTTACGTTAGTAGACATAATCTGATCGTAGTCCGACTCACTCACCTCCTCTAAGGCCCCTTCATGATATACACCGGCAGCATTGACAAGAACATCCAGTTTGGAAAAGCGCTCTATAACTTTATTTATAATAGATATACAGGAGTTCCGTGAGCGTACATCCGCCTGCATATAGTGACTGCCCATATTAAGTGCAAGCGTCGCCTTGTTTCCCATATCTTTTGATCGTCCGATAAGAATAACCGTATTTCCTTCCTTCAAAAAGCAATCGGCTGCAGCAAGACCAATTCCCGACGTCCCACCTGTAATAAGTACAACACGGTTTTTGATGCTCTTTTTCAAATTGTTGCCTCCTCTGTCTCACCTCGCTATATCTGCTACATGGTAAAGCATATAGCTAGGGAAGCACTGATAAATGCAGCACAGCCATCTTGGCGTATCTTTTCCGCCCTCTCTGCGTCGGCAAATCCTCCACAGAGCACCACTCTGTGTCCGGGTTGCCTCCTTGATAGAACGAAAAATCTACACCAATCTGACAGACTTCATTTTATCAGCGTTTCCCTAAACGAGGACAAAAAGAAAAGACTGAGAATCCCCAGCCTTTTCTTTACGCGCCCCTTGGCACAAATAAATTATTTCTTGTTTACAGCATCCTTCAGAGCCTTACCGGCTTTGAACACAGGATTTTTGGAAGCAGGAATCTTGATTTCCTTACCCGTCTGCGGATTGCGGCCAGTGCGTGCAGCACGAGCCTTGACTTCAAAGGTGCCAAAGCCGATGAGCTGAACCTTGTCCTTCTTAACAAGAGCCTGCTGAATGCTTTCAATCACTGCACCTAAAGCCTTCTCTGCATCCTTCTTTGTAAGCCCCGCCTTTTCGGCAACTTTAGCCACTAATTCCGTTTTGTTCACGTTTTTAGCCTCCTTTAGAATTATTACTATGCTCTATTTCGCCTTTTCCGTTGGGAATCCTCTTTATTTCCGAAAAAAAATATAAAAAAATTGAAAAAAAGTGGTTTTTCCCTACTTATTTACAGGTTTTGGGATATAAATACTCGTCAAATGGTCGATATCCGACTGTCTGTCCAATTCATAGAGCGGAATCTTCCGTACCGACACATCCGGCAAACCAAGGTTGTGTATATACCAGATTTCCGTATCATCCCCTAACCCTTCCATTAAATTCAGCTTTAAATCCGAAGCCACCTGCTGATCATAGACCTGCGTGATGACAAGGTGGAGAGTCGGAAGTATTTCAGGCAGAGTAACCGCATCCAGTATAGCCACGCCTTCCACGGGATCCAATTGCATCGTTGTACATAAGAGTTCAAAAAAACTCAATCCCGCATATACCTGTATGTCTAAGTTTTCCCGACACCCGCACGCACGAAGGAGGCGCACGGTTTTCTCGGCTACAACAGGGCTTCCCGGTACAGCGTAAACAATATCTGCCCCGTCTTTTACACGAGCGATCAAGTCTTCAACAATCCTTTGATACAACGTCTCAAAATCTTGGGCGGCTTCATAGAGATGGTCATAGCTCTGATATCGAATACCTTCTTTATTCAGCGATTCTACGGTAGGGTGTATCTCGGTACGCAAAAATAGAGAATCGCTCTTCGCCGCCTTTAAGACTTTCCACGTCTCCCGCGTAATGTAGCCTGCCTCTCCCGGTCCCAACCCGACGATTTTTAAAGTCCCTTGCATGATTTTATCAGCCCCTCTTAACCCGCCTTTTGAGCAAAGGCGTTCGCATTTCCGGACAGCAGCAGCAGCAGCCTTGTCACAAAGTTCGTTATATTTTTCTTATACTGTGATGCCAATCGTATACGAAGCAAGGATGTCGGCGGCGGCAGCATCTTAGCTCCTCGTCCAAAGAGCTCCATGCACTTCAATATGTTCTCCGGCTTTATTTGCACGGGTTCAATGAACGACAGTTCTACAAATTGCGGTTTCTCTACAATCGCTCGTATGCCTAAGCGACGCGCATATGCTCGAATACGGGCTATTTCCAGCAAGCGCATTACAGGTGGTGTAGGATCCCCAAATCGATCTAAGAGCTCATCTAAGAGTTCCTTCACTTCATTCGGCTCACGAATGGCAGCTATGCGCTGATATACCTCAATCTTATGCATGGCATCATCAATATAATCGGCATCAATATAGGCTTCAACGTTCATATCCACAACCGGTTCCGGAGGCTCCGGTGCTTTCTTTTCTCCCGTCTTTCGCTCCGTTATAGCTTCATCCAAAAGCTTTGTATACATCTCAAAGCCCACACTTGCAACGTGTCCATGCTGCTCTGCACCAAGCAGATTGCCTGCTCCTCGGATTTCCAAGTCGCGCATGGCAATTTTAAAACCGGCCCCCAGTTCGGCAAATTCTTTCAACGCCTGTAATCGCTTTTCAGCCGTCTCGGAAAGCACCTTATCCTTTTGGTAGACAAAATAAGCAAACGCCATATGATTGGATCGTCCTACTCGACCGCGCATCTGGTAGAGTTGTGAAAGCCCAAAGTAATCGGCATTGTAGACAATAATCGTATTCGCGTTTGAAACATCCAACCCATTTTCAATGATGCTCGTCGCGAGCAGGATATCATATTGACCTTCATAAAAATCCATCATGACTCTTTCGAGAAGCTCTTCCGGCATTTGTCCGTGTGCCGTCTGTATAGAGGCTTCGGGGACAAGATTCTCCAAACGAACACGCATGCGATCAATTGTATCAACGCGATTGTATATAAAGTATACCTGTCCGCCGCGTCTCATCTCTCTGCGTATGGCAGAGGCAATCTGTGCATCATTGTTTTCCATAACATAAGTCTGCACCGGAAATCTCTCTGCGGGCGGCGTTTCAATGATACTCATATCACGAGCTCCTACCAACGACATATGGAGAGTTCTTGGTATGGGCGTTGCAGAGAGTGTTAGAACATCTACGCCTGTTGCAAATTGCTTAATCTTTTCCTTCTGTTTGACACCGAAGCGCTGTTCCTCATCAACGATCAGCAGGCCTAAGTTTTTGAATTGTATGCGTTTCTGATTTAAAATGGCATGCGTCCCAATGAGAACGTCCACCTTACCCGCTTCTGTACGAATGATAGTCGAGCGTTGCTCCTTGGCGGTACGAAAGCGGCTTATTACATCGACTTCCACTCCGAATTCCTGAAAACGACTGCTGAAGGTTTGAAAATGCTGTTGCGCCAATACGGTTGTGGGGACGAGTACCGCCACCTGTTTATGGTCCAAAACCGCCTTGTATGCAGCTCGAATGGCAACTTCCGTCTTTCCGAAGCCGACATCTCCACAGAGAAGTCGGTCCATAGGTCGCGGACGCTCCATATCCTGCTTGATTTCCTCAATCGCCGTAAGCTGATCCGATGTCTCCTGATATGGAAAGGCATCTTCAAACTCCCTCTGCCAAGTAGAATCCTCTGTGAATGCAAAGCCTTTCTCTTCACGTCTTTTTGCGTAGAGATCAATAAGTTCATCTGCAATATCCTCCACCGACGCCTTTGCCCGAGCCTTCGCCTTGCCCCACTCGGCACCGCCCATCTTATGCAGCCGAGGCGCGACGCCTTCAGAGCCGATGTACTTCTGTAAAAATCCGACTTGATCCGTTGGAAGAAAAAGCTTATCATCGCCTCCGTATTTGATATGCAGATAATCTCTTTTTATCCCGCCTACATCAAGTGTTTCGACGCCCATATACTTACCGATACCATGGTTGACATGGACGACATGGTCTCCTTCACGTATCTCTCTGAAATGAGCAATGCGGTCTCCCTTGGCAGCTTTAACCGCTGTTCTCTTTTTCTGACGGCCAAATATATCCTTTTCCGTTATAACGACAAGATTTGCAGAAGGCAATTCAAATCCGTTCAGCAAAGTCCCTTTTCGGACATTAATGTGTCGTTTCGATAGAGGTTCGTCTACCTCTTTAACAAGAGACGCAATGCGATCTTTTGCTAAAAGCTCACGAAAGCGGATTACCTTTTCCGTATCACCAAGAAGAATAAGCACGATTCTATTTTCTGTCAGGTAACGAGCGACATCCTCACGCAAGAGTTCCAGCTGTTTTTGATAAGGGGCTACCGCTTGAACAGAGACACTGACCAATTCTTTAGGCTCTGCTTCATGTATTTTTTGCAGCATCAACGCAGCATAGAGAACCGTATTTCCCTTCGCAGATGACAGCAGCTCTTCCCAAGAAAAGCTTCTTCCCTTAAAATCCGGATTTTCTTTCCGCATCGTCAAAATTTGTTCGCGAATACGCATGGGTTCATCAAAGAGTACAACGCCCTCTTTGTCCATATGGGAAAAGAGCGTATCCGACATGCCCGCCGCACCGGATTCCGCCAACGGGAGAATCATAACCCGTTCCATAGCGTGCAGCGATCGCCGTGTTTCTAAATCAAAGCGCCGAATGGAGTCCACTTCATCATCAAAAAACTCGATCCGAATCGGTTGCTCCTCCTGAATTGGAAAAACATCAATGATTCCGCCGCGCGCCGCAAATTGGCCACGCCCTTCGACTTCCGGCGCAGCCTCATAGCCCAGACCGGCCAATTGCTTCAAAAAAGGATTGCGGCCAAGATTTTCACCAATCGAAACAGAAATGCTGAACCGTTCAAATGCCTGCTTTGATAATCCGTGCTGCATGACAGCAGCAGGTGTAGCAAGTACAACCATATGTTCCTGCTGCGCGAGTGCAGCCAGCACCTCCATTCGGGCGGCTTGTCTTTCTATGCTTTTCGCCGTTGCTTTAACGCTGAGCATATCAAGTTCAGGATACTCTCGCACCTTGATGTTCGGGAGCAGCGTATGGATATCTTCTTTCCAGTTAGAAAGAAGCTCTCTACTGTGTGTCACAATAATCAACGGTCGATGATCTTCCGCAAAGGCCCCTGCAAAAACGGCGGCCTTTTGTGATCCTGATAAGCCATAGATAAAACTATCTCTATTTTTTTTCCGATATATATCGTAAATATTTTGGACAGAGGCATCCTGCCTCATTACGTCAAACAGCTCTTTCATACAGATAAATCCTTATTTTCTCACGTTGCATTATCTTTCGTTATTTTAGCACAAACCACCTGATTTAGACAGCACATATTCATAGATTAGCCTTTGACGCATCCCTTTTGACATGATATTATCTAAGGGTACGACATGGAGGAAACATACATGGATTTCAAAAGCTATCGAACTTCAATCATATTAGCACTCGTCTCCGGATTGTTGCTCTCTACCTTTTGGTTTTTCCCCGATTTTGCCTTTATTATCTTTTTATCCCTGTTGCTGCAGCTTGTACTGCGTCCTGTCATGAATCTTATTTTGCGTTTTATGCGTTGGCGTTTTAGTAACGGTATTGCAGCGGGCATTACAATGATTCTTTTTATCGCCTTGCTCATTCTTTTTTTGACCTTGCTGTCAAGAAGCTTTTTGCCAACCTTCACTCGTTTTATCAGTGATTTACCGAATCTGACGTTGAACTTACAGGATATTCAAATCTTCAATGATTCACATTTCCTGGCCACAGAGATTGATGCCCTGCTCATTGAGATGCGCAGCTTTTCAGCGCAAATACTTCGATCTTCACTGTCCATCGCTCTTTCCATCTTTAGTAAATTTATTGACTTTGTTATCATCATCTTTGTCACATTCTATTTATTAAAGGATGGTCATCTCATCCAATCCTATCTTGCGGGCCTTTTTCCACATGCATCCTATACTCGCATTATGACGCTTTTTGATCGAATCTTGGACGGACTAAGAGCATATATTTTCTCTCAGCTCATCATGTGTTTGATTACGGCAGTCGTTGTTTTTATCTACTTTTCGATGCAAGGCCTCCCTTATGCTTCTGTCTTTGCTTTCCTTTCCGGCTTAGCCGAATTCATCCCTGTCTTGGGTCCGACAATTGCATCTGCCTTTGGCACGATACTGACAATTCCCACGGCCC
This portion of the Selenomonas sp. TAMA-11512 genome encodes:
- a CDS encoding MupG family TIM beta-alpha barrel fold protein, which encodes MKTGISIYPGVDNTSEENLRLLDSAAHLGISRLFISCNTNLKNFDDSKEIFSKVVQRARQLNFEIILDMTDSLLSLFSMRTLSLSAFQFLGIHTLRMPYDYNAKEIASLSHNTQGIRIGLHASSVSGRFLGELLDAKADFDNIDAFHSAYAHEGTGLSESTLVRKTAMLHKAGIHVSAFIPSQERRRSPLRRGMPTLEMHRDISLSLAARHMAAVGLDSVFIGDSLPSKDELTTITSIKPNLIVLRAQLLQEDSIQNELLHQTYTARLDEARDAVRAVESKQYIQEQSLVIEPTEPHVRPYGSVTIDNKNYGEYMGELQILKRPLPADPRVNIAAHIPEEEQFLINYIIPGKKFSFLIQ
- a CDS encoding SDR family oxidoreductase produces the protein MKKSIKNRVVLITGGTSGIGLAAADCFLKEGNTVILIGRSKDMGNKATLALNMGSHYMQADVRSRNSCISIINKVIERFSKLDVLVNAAGVYHEGALEEVSESDYDQIMSTNVKGTIFMCQAALPFLKESRGNIINVSSDAGVHGNYFCSLYSASKGAVNLFTRSLALEAASFGVRVNAVCPGDILTPMTEFQLQAQGNREQALREMESVYPLQRIGRPEEVADVISFLASDKAAFITGACWTVDGGLTA
- a CDS encoding HU family DNA-binding protein; the protein is MNKTELVAKVAEKAGLTKKDAEKALGAVIESIQQALVKKDKVQLIGFGTFEVKARAARTGRNPQTGKEIKIPASKNPVFKAGKALKDAVNKK
- a CDS encoding SAM-dependent methyltransferase, coding for MQGTLKIVGLGPGEAGYITRETWKVLKAAKSDSLFLRTEIHPTVESLNKEGIRYQSYDHLYEAAQDFETLYQRIVEDLIARVKDGADIVYAVPGSPVVAEKTVRLLRACGCRENLDIQVYAGLSFFELLCTTMQLDPVEGVAILDAVTLPEILPTLHLVITQVYDQQVASDLKLNLMEGLGDDTEIWYIHNLGLPDVSVRKIPLYELDRQSDIDHLTSIYIPKPVNK
- the mfd gene encoding transcription-repair coupling factor, producing MKELFDVMRQDASVQNIYDIYRKKNRDSFIYGLSGSQKAAVFAGAFAEDHRPLIIVTHSRELLSNWKEDIHTLLPNIKVREYPELDMLSVKATAKSIERQAARMEVLAALAQQEHMVVLATPAAVMQHGLSKQAFERFSISVSIGENLGRNPFLKQLAGLGYEAAPEVEGRGQFAARGGIIDVFPIQEEQPIRIEFFDDEVDSIRRFDLETRRSLHAMERVMILPLAESGAAGMSDTLFSHMDKEGVVLFDEPMRIREQILTMRKENPDFKGRSFSWEELLSSAKGNTVLYAALMLQKIHEAEPKELVSVSVQAVAPYQKQLELLREDVARYLTENRIVLILLGDTEKVIRFRELLAKDRIASLVKEVDEPLSKRHINVRKGTLLNGFELPSANLVVITEKDIFGRQKKRTAVKAAKGDRIAHFREIREGDHVVHVNHGIGKYMGVETLDVGGIKRDYLHIKYGGDDKLFLPTDQVGFLQKYIGSEGVAPRLHKMGGAEWGKAKARAKASVEDIADELIDLYAKRREEKGFAFTEDSTWQREFEDAFPYQETSDQLTAIEEIKQDMERPRPMDRLLCGDVGFGKTEVAIRAAYKAVLDHKQVAVLVPTTVLAQQHFQTFSSRFQEFGVEVDVISRFRTAKEQRSTIIRTEAGKVDVLIGTHAILNQKRIQFKNLGLLIVDEEQRFGVKQKEKIKQFATGVDVLTLSATPIPRTLHMSLVGARDMSIIETPPAERFPVQTYVMENNDAQIASAIRREMRRGGQVYFIYNRVDTIDRMRVRLENLVPEASIQTAHGQMPEELLERVMMDFYEGQYDILLATSIIENGLDVSNANTIIVYNADYFGLSQLYQMRGRVGRSNHMAFAYFVYQKDKVLSETAEKRLQALKEFAELGAGFKIAMRDLEIRGAGNLLGAEQHGHVASVGFEMYTKLLDEAITERKTGEKKAPEPPEPVVDMNVEAYIDADYIDDAMHKIEVYQRIAAIREPNEVKELLDELLDRFGDPTPPVMRLLEIARIRAYARRLGIRAIVEKPQFVELSFIEPVQIKPENILKCMELFGRGAKMLPPPTSLLRIRLASQYKKNITNFVTRLLLLLSGNANAFAQKAG
- a CDS encoding AI-2E family transporter; the encoded protein is MDFKSYRTSIILALVSGLLLSTFWFFPDFAFIIFLSLLLQLVLRPVMNLILRFMRWRFSNGIAAGITMILFIALLILFLTLLSRSFLPTFTRFISDLPNLTLNLQDIQIFNDSHFLATEIDALLIEMRSFSAQILRSSLSIALSIFSKFIDFVIIIFVTFYLLKDGHLIQSYLAGLFPHASYTRIMTLFDRILDGLRAYIFSQLIMCLITAVVVFIYFSMQGLPYASVFAFLSGLAEFIPVLGPTIASAFGTILTIPTAPSLVWQTLAFYIILTQVNHNIIYPAIIGKAVNLHPIAIILGVILGDELLGGAGMFLAVPFIVILGIIIDDIYKDRMIVNHAKNLAKTVLPSSTETKK